Proteins from a genomic interval of Coccinella septempunctata chromosome 2, icCocSept1.1, whole genome shotgun sequence:
- the LOC123308655 gene encoding diphthine methyl ester synthase has protein sequence MFYVIGLGLGDCKDITVKGLEIIKKCDRLYLESYTSILSCPAEELEEFYGQKPIIADRELVEQQAEVILEGANEKNIAFLVVGDPFGATTHTDLILRAKQNGIKVKVIHNASIMNAVGCCGLQLYTFGETISIPYWTDTWKPDSFFEKIIGNYKRNLHTLCLLDIKVKEPTLESLTKKKREYMPPLFMSVKEASRQLLEILRDQKNNESGITEESLCIGLARVGSDEESIIACSLKKMAEVDLGPPLHCMVIAGPTLHPLELEYVEQFKI, from the exons ATGTTTTATGTTATTGGACTAGGTTTGGGCGATTGTAAGGACATAACTGTGAAGGGcttagaaataataaaaaaatgtgaTCGACTATATCTCGAGTCGTACACTTCTATTCTAAGTTGTCCGGCAGAGGAATTG GAAGAATTTTATGGTCAAAAACCCATAATAGCTGATAGAGAATTAGTTGAACAACAGGCGGAAGTGATTTTAGAAGgagcaaatgaaaaaaatattgcatttttgGTTGTTGGAGATCCTTTCGGTGCAACAACACATACTGATCTTATTTTACGAGCTAAACAGAATGGAATTAAAGTTAAAGTTATACATAATGCCTCCATCATGAATGCAGTTGGATGCTGTGGCTTACAGTTATATACTTTCGGTGAAACTATATCCATACCCTATTGGACTGATACATGGAAACCTGATagtttttttgagaaaattattggAAATTACAAAAGGAATCTTCACACTTTATGTCTGTTAG ATATAAAGGTTAAGGAACCTACACTGGAAAGTTTAACAAAGAAAAAGAGAGAATATATGCCACCCCTGTTTATGAGTGTTAAAGAGGCTTCAAGGCAGTTATTAGAAATACTAAGAGATcagaaaaataatgaatcag gAATAACTGAAGAAAGCCTTTGTATTGGGCTTGCAAGAGTTGGAAGCGATGAAGAAAGTATAATAGCCTGTTCACTTAAAAAAATGGCAGAGGTTGATTTAGGTCCTCCTTTACATTGTATGGTTATTGCAGGACCTACACTTCATCCCTTAGAACTAGAGTATGTAGAACAATTTAAAATATGA
- the LOC123308652 gene encoding testis-specific serine/threonine-protein kinase 1-like isoform X1 yields MAARLSPRNSEVNALEQRGYLIGKKIGQGSYATVHLADYVDSSGPKKMRLACKIFDKEKAPKDFLEKFFPRELEILTKIENPHIIQVHSILQRGPRVFIFMRYADNGDLLDFIKRNGVIPESQAKIWFRQMASGLHYLHGKNVAHRDLKCENILLSRKFNVKLADFGFARFCVDGEGRRILSQTYCGSAAYAAPEVVSGKPYNPKLSDVWSLGIILFIMLNASMPFDDSNLRKLLKDQMTKNWVFRSRVRDTLSSSAKNLVRHLLEPDLTLRLTLDRALQHDWTKIRKERSSLLGRLVHSAPQTTRHGGVPAQYIEDGQIAGDYANPEMKKSEMRIAMDNT; encoded by the exons ATGGCGGCACGTCTAAGTCCTCGGAACTCTGAAGTGAATGCCTTGGAACAACGGGGGTACCTCATAGGAAAGAAAATCGGCCAAGGTTCATACGCCACCGTCCACTTGGCCGACTATGTGGACAGTTCAGGGCCAAAGAAAATGCGCCTAGCGTGCAAGATTTTCGACAAGGAAAAAGCCCCTAAAGATTTTCTAGAGAAGTTTTTTCCCCGCGAGCTGGAAATTTTAACAAAGATTGAAAATCCACACATCATTCAAGTACATAGTATACTACAGAGAGGTCCCAGAGTTTTTATTTTCATGAG ATATGCGGATAACGGCGACCTCCTCGACTTTATCAAGCGGAATGGAGTGATCCCGGAGTCTCAGGCGAAGATATGGTTTCGCCAAATGGCCAGCGGACTCCATTACCTCCACGGAAAGAATGTGGCTCACAGAGATTTAAAGTGTGAGAACATTCTGCTCTCGAGAAAATTCAACGTTAAGTTGGCAGATTTCGGCTTCGCGCGTTTTTGTGTAGACGGAGAAGGAAGGAGGATACTGAGCCAGACCTATTGCGGCTCGGCTGCTTACGCGGCTCCGGAAGTGGTTAGCGGCAAACCCTACAACCCCAAGCTGTCTGACGTGTGGTCCCTGGGGATAATACTGTTCATCATGCTGAACGCTTCGATGCCTTTCGACGATTCGAACCTGAGGAAGCTGCTGAAGGACCAGATGACCAAGAACTGGGTTTTTAGGTCGAGGGTCAGGGACACCCTGTCTTCGAGCGCCAAGAACTTGGTGCGACACCTCCTGGAGCCCGACCTGACCCTTCGCCTTACCCTGGATCGGGCGCTTCAGCACGACTGGACCAAGATCCGAAAGGAGAGGTCCTCTCTGCTAGGACGATTGGTGCATTCCGCACCGCAGACCACTAGACATGGGGGTGTGCCAGCGCAGTACATCGAAGATGGTCAGATCGCTGGGGATTACGCGAACCCCGAAATGAAGAAAAGCGAAATGAGGATAGCAATGGATAATACGTAG
- the LOC123308652 gene encoding testis-specific serine/threonine-protein kinase 3-like isoform X2 — MAARLSPRNSEVNALEQRGYLIGKKIGQGSYATVHLADYVDSSGPKKMRLACKIFDKEKAPKDFLEKFFPRELEILTKIENPHIIQVHSILQRGPRVFIFMRYADNGDLLTFIKQHGVIPENQARFWFRQITSGLHYLHSKNIAHRDLKCENILLSRRFNVKLADFGFARFCVDHEGHRVLSETYCGSAAYAAPEVVNGTRYNPKLSDVWSIGVILFIMLNASMPFDDSNLRKLLKDQITKNWVFRSRIRDKITSAVKSLVRQLLEPDVTLRLTLDRVIQNEWVKAKKERPNSLISSLFNTNGKEITSTEEEKKAVVAGDFRNAEHKKSKPKIDTTDNP; from the exons ATGGCGGCACGTCTAAGTCCTCGGAACTCTGAAGTGAATGCCTTGGAACAACGGGGGTACCTCATAGGAAAGAAAATCGGCCAAGGTTCATACGCCACCGTCCACTTGGCCGACTATGTGGACAGTTCAGGGCCAAAGAAAATGCGCCTAGCGTGCAAGATTTTCGACAAGGAAAAAGCCCCTAAAGATTTTCTAGAGAAGTTTTTTCCCCGCGAGCTGGAAATTTTAACAAAGATTGAAAATCCACACATCATTCAAGTACATAGTATACTACAGAGAGGTCCCAGAGTTTTTATTTTCATGAG ATATGCTGACAACGGCGACTTACTAACATTCATCAAACAACATGGAGTTATACCAGAAAATCAAGCCAGATTTTGGTTCCGTCAAATAACAAGCGGCCTACATTATCTTCACAGTAAAAACATTGCGCATCGTGATTTAAAATGTGAGAACATTTTGCTCTCTCGAAGATTCAACGTTAAACTAGCAGATTTTGGGTTCGCACGTTTCTGCGTAGATCACGAAGGTCACAGGGTACTCAGTGAAACCTACTGTGGTTCTGCTGCATATGCTGCTCCTGAAGTTGTCAATGGAACTAGATATAATCCGAAATTATCCGATGTTTGGTCTATTGGAGTCATTTTATTCATCATGCTAAATGCTTCAATGCCATTTGACGACTCTAACTTGAGAAAACTATTGAAGGATCAAATCACCAAAAATTGGGTCTTCAGATCAAGAATTCGTGACAAGATTACATCAGCTGTAAAATCTCTAGTTCGTCAGTTGCTCGAACCTGATGTTACACTGAGATTAACTCTAGACAGAGTAATTCAAAACGAATGGGTTAAAGCGAAGAAAGAGAGGCCAAATTCATTGATAAGCTCTTTATTCAATACCAATGGTAAAGAGATAACTTCCACAGAAGAAGAGAAGAAAGCTGTTGTGGCAGGTGATTTTCGCAATGCAGAACATAAGAAGAGTAAGCCCAAAATAGACACTACTGATAACCCTTGA
- the LOC123308654 gene encoding CLIP domain-containing serine protease B9-like, with protein sequence MIIFSLLLFGLIFNPKFSYGKQWKNEGKCGLAFSYRIVGGSLANSAKYPWIARLGYKTKTKGRYLYLCGGTLINKDFIITAAHCLEYEDKTLEIVRLGETTIHCATPSCEDPRVQQVFVKKTYKHPEFSTSTGFADIALLELGHPVKYTAFVRPICLINRHLAEEGKEGIAAGFGMENYITRERPEGLKELTMKVIPGEQCKKRFPKSDFKSKNYICAGGKSGEDTCNGDSGGPFMNVYNFQKGPRMYLIGVISFGSTKCGVGVPGIFTSVHFHWNWILNNVLK encoded by the exons ATGATAATATTTTCACTGTTGCTTTTTGGTTTAATTTTCA ATCCCAAGTTTTCCTATGGAAAGCAATGGAAGAATGAGGGAAAATGTGGGTTGGCCTTTTCTTACCGTATTGTCGGTGGCTCGTTGGCAAATAGTGCAAAGTATCCCTGGATAGCTCGTTTGGGGTATAAAACTAAAACAAAGGGAcgatatttatatttatgtggAGGTACTTTGATAAATAAGGACTTCATTATAACTGCGGCACATTGCCTAGAGTACGAGGACAAAACCTT AGAAATTGTTCGTTTGGGAGAAACAACGATTCATTGTGCTACACCCAGCTGTGAAGATCCCAGAGTTCAGCAGGTTTTCGTAAAAAAAACATACAAACATCCAGAATTCAGTACATCCACTGGTTTTGCCGACATAGCTTTGTTGGAGTTAGGACATCCCGTTAAATATACAG CCTTTGTGCGTCCGATCTGTCTCATAAATCGCCATCTAGCCGAAGAGGGTAAAGAAGGCATCGCTGCAGGATTCGGCATGGAAAACTACATCACTCGAGAGCGACCAGAAGGTCTGAAAGAACTCACGATGAAAGTCATCCCCGGAGAGCAGTGCAAAAAACGTTTTCCCAAGTCCGACTTCAAATCGAAGAATTACATTTGCGCTGGCGGCAAGTCAGGAGAGGATACATGTAATGGAGACAGTGGCGGGCCGTTCATGAACGTGTACAATTTCCAGAAAGGGCCCAGGATGTACTTGATAGGGGTCATCTCTTTCGGCTCTACCAAATGCGGAGTGGGGGTGCCTGGGATATTCACATCGGTCCATTTCCACTGGAACTGGATACTGAACAATGTGTTGAAATAG
- the LOC123308656 gene encoding replication stress response regulator SDE2-like, with amino-acid sequence MFVVYNKNILFQSGQCSTYEDIHEKVWKFLNLSRDDIYLEQNGKKLSTDAVIDDTKDVKVILRLNGGKGGFGSMLRAIGAQIEKTTNREACRDLSGRRLRDINEEQRLKNWLASKAEREKEAAARKKKKLEKMCEEPKHEFKDDAYFKELSELPKRVEDAVLQGLEASCSSKRSAENDNKKQNKKRKLWLDDDLEELSSSDEDSTDSEKIDEAEKSENSTPENDIEEEKSDAKLIAV; translated from the exons atgttCGTAgtgtataataaaaatatacttttccaATCAGGACAGTGTTCAACTTACGAAGATATTCACGAGAAAGTATGGAAATTTTTG AATTTGTCGAGGGATGATATTTACTTGGAACAAAATGGGAAGAAGTTGAGTACTGATGCGGTCATTGATGATACAAAAGATGTGAAAGTTATTTTACGATTAAATGGTGGTAAAGGAGGCTTCGGATCTATGCTTAGAGCTATTGGGGCCCAGATTGAGAAAACAACAAATAGGGAGGCTTGCAGAGATTTAAGCGGTAGAAGACTGAGGGATATTAATGAAGAACAAag ATTGAAAAATTGGCTTGCTTCTAAAGCTGAAAGAGAAAAAGAAgcagcagctagaaaaaagaagaaactgGAGAAGATGTGTGAAGAACCTAAGCATGAATTTAAGGATGATGCTTATTTCAAAGAACTTTCCGAATTACCGAAAAGAGTTGAAGACGCAGTACTTCAAGGCCTTGAAGCATCTTGTAGCTCGAAACGTTCAGCAGAAAATGATAACAAAAAGCAGAATAAGAAGAGAAAGTTATG GCTCGATGATGATCTTGAAGAATTAAGTTCATCAGATGAAGATAGCACTGATTCTGAGAAGATTGATGAagcagaaaaatcagaaaattcaACGCCTGAAAACGATATTGAGGAGGAAAAAAGTGATGCAAAGTTGATTGCTGTTTGA
- the LOC123308657 gene encoding replication stress response regulator SDE2-like: MFVVYNKNILFQSGQCSTYEDIHEKVWKFLNLSRDDIYLEQNGKKLSTDAVIDDTKDVKVILRLNGGKGGFGSMLRAIGAQIEKTTNREACRDLSGRRLRDINEEQRLKNWLASKAEREKEAAARKKKKLEKMCEEPKHEFKDDAYFKELSELPKRVEDAVLQGLEASCSSKRSAENDNKKQNKKRKLWLDDDLEELSSSDEDSTDSEKIDEAEKSENSTPENDIEEEKSDAKLIAV, from the exons atgttCGTAgtgtataataaaaatatacttttccaATCAGGACAGTGTTCAACTTACGAAGATATTCACGAGAAAGTATGGAAATTTTTG AATTTGTCGAGGGATGATATTTACTTGGAACAAAATGGGAAGAAGTTGAGTACTGATGCGGTCATTGATGATACAAAAGATGTGAAAGTTATTTTACGATTAAATGGTGGTAAAGGAGGCTTCGGATCTATGCTTAGAGCTATTGGGGCCCAGATTGAGAAAACAACAAATAGGGAGGCTTGCAGAGATTTAAGCGGTAGAAGACTGAGGGATATTAATGAAGAACAAag ATTGAAGAATTGGCTTGCTTCTAAAGCTGAAAGAGAAAAAGAAgcagcagctagaaaaaagaagaaactgGAGAAGATGTGTGAAGAACCTAAACATGAATTTAAGGATGATGCTTATTTCAAAGAACTTTCCGAATTACCAAAAAGAGTTGAAGACGCAGTACTTCAAGGCCTTGAAGCATCTTGTAGCTCGAAACGTTCAGCAGAAAATGATAACAAAAAGCAGAATAAGAAGAGAAAGTTATG GCTCGATGATGATCTTGAAGAATTAAGTTCATCAGATGAAGATAGCACTGATTCTGAGAAGATTGATGAagcagaaaaatcagaaaattcaACGCCTGAAAACGATATTGAGGAGGAAAAAAGTGATGCAAAGTTGATTGCTGTTTGA